A stretch of the Comamonas testosteroni TK102 genome encodes the following:
- a CDS encoding DUF4336 domain-containing protein, with translation MHKSTETWRAIADGVWALSYHFSNAGMKVSTRMTVIRLADGSLFSHSAVPLTDGQKAALDALGPLQAIVAPSAMHHLFVGKLARLYPQARIYGTQGVLRKRPDLPLLEPLPPDSEAPWAGQLQCLRLDGLPMLDETLWFHPASGSLIATDVLQCWQGPLSLPVRMYLGLTGGHERLTVPRTVRLLVRDRAAVRSWVKQVESWPVQRVILLHNSVIDDQPMKQLREALSIWD, from the coding sequence GTGCACAAATCCACAGAAACCTGGCGGGCAATCGCTGACGGAGTCTGGGCTCTCAGCTATCACTTCAGCAATGCAGGAATGAAGGTCAGCACCCGCATGACCGTGATCCGGCTGGCCGACGGCAGCTTGTTCTCGCACTCTGCCGTACCGTTGACGGACGGGCAGAAAGCGGCGCTCGATGCCCTGGGGCCGCTGCAAGCCATTGTGGCCCCCAGCGCCATGCACCATCTGTTCGTGGGCAAGCTGGCCAGGCTTTATCCCCAGGCCCGGATCTATGGCACCCAGGGCGTGCTGCGCAAGCGCCCCGATCTGCCGCTGCTGGAGCCCTTGCCGCCAGACTCCGAGGCGCCCTGGGCGGGCCAGCTGCAATGCCTGCGGCTGGACGGCCTTCCCATGCTCGACGAGACGCTGTGGTTCCACCCGGCCAGCGGCAGCCTCATAGCCACCGACGTGCTGCAATGCTGGCAGGGACCGCTAAGCCTGCCGGTACGCATGTATCTGGGCCTGACGGGCGGGCATGAGCGCCTGACCGTGCCGCGCACCGTGCGCCTGCTGGTCAGGGACAGGGCCGCCGTGCGCAGCTGGGTGAAGCAGGTCGAAAGCTGGCCCGTGCAGCGCGTGATACTGCTGCACAACAGCGTGATCGACGATCAGCCCATGAAGCAGCTGCGCGAGGCGCTGTCGATCTGGGACTGA
- a CDS encoding Na+/H+ antiporter, with amino-acid sequence MHAVETVLLVLLLGALTGIVARYVRAIPLPLIQIALGALIAWPQAGLHIAFDPELFLLLFIPPLLFADGWRIPKREFFALAKPILLLALGLVLFTVLGLGYLVHWMIPEIPLTVAFALAAVISPTDAVAVSAITRNLGMPEKTMHVLEGESLLNDASGLVALKFAIAATLTGMFSWGEVAKEFTWMAVGGLGVGALIGWGFSHARGTITRRLGDVAATQMVLLLVLLPFAAYIVGEKIGVSGILAAVAAGIATNFADLERSSYISERLQTEGTWSMVEAAFNGAIFLLLGLQLPSIIGVPLHQAGHDWWILVGYVAAISFALLLMRWIWLVLGVHGSLLRAHRQGKMSERPSPLLNLATTLAGIRGAVTLAGALSVPMLLNNGQPFPGRDMLVFLATGTILFTLVIGAVGLPIVLRHLPPHEESPTVREERLAREQACMAAMAKLTLSEEEMQRRDPEWVAMRQEVNGHLTQEYRNRIQLLDDGSGAAQSIELLREAPEVVRQRKLRYVMEIETRIECIHAERDFYYAERQAHRINDESLRSLVSELDMQEIAMRKRLVVARRAAGLPMTSTHANH; translated from the coding sequence ATGCACGCTGTTGAAACTGTTCTGCTTGTCTTGCTGCTGGGAGCGCTGACAGGCATTGTGGCCCGCTATGTCCGGGCCATTCCCCTGCCTCTGATTCAGATCGCGCTGGGTGCGCTGATTGCCTGGCCGCAAGCCGGCCTGCACATCGCGTTCGACCCCGAGCTGTTCCTGTTGCTCTTCATTCCGCCGCTGCTGTTCGCCGACGGCTGGCGCATTCCCAAGCGTGAATTCTTTGCACTGGCCAAGCCGATCTTGCTGCTGGCCCTGGGCCTGGTGCTGTTCACCGTGCTGGGCCTGGGCTATCTCGTCCATTGGATGATTCCCGAAATTCCGCTGACCGTGGCCTTCGCCCTGGCCGCCGTGATCTCGCCCACCGATGCCGTGGCCGTTTCGGCCATCACGCGCAATCTGGGCATGCCCGAGAAGACGATGCATGTGCTGGAAGGCGAGTCGCTGCTCAACGACGCATCGGGCCTGGTGGCGCTGAAATTTGCGATTGCCGCCACGCTGACCGGCATGTTCTCCTGGGGCGAAGTGGCCAAGGAGTTCACCTGGATGGCCGTCGGCGGCCTGGGTGTGGGTGCGCTGATAGGCTGGGGCTTCAGCCATGCGCGCGGCACCATCACGCGCCGTCTGGGCGATGTCGCAGCCACGCAGATGGTGTTGCTGCTGGTGCTGCTGCCTTTTGCCGCCTATATCGTGGGCGAGAAGATCGGTGTCTCCGGCATTCTGGCTGCCGTGGCCGCCGGCATCGCCACCAATTTCGCCGATCTGGAGCGCAGCAGCTACATCAGCGAACGCCTGCAGACCGAAGGCACCTGGAGCATGGTGGAAGCCGCCTTCAACGGCGCCATCTTCCTGCTGCTGGGCCTGCAGCTGCCATCCATCATCGGCGTGCCGCTGCATCAGGCAGGCCATGACTGGTGGATTCTGGTCGGCTATGTGGCTGCCATTTCGTTTGCGCTGCTGCTGATGCGCTGGATCTGGCTGGTCCTGGGTGTGCATGGCTCGCTGCTGCGCGCCCACCGGCAGGGCAAGATGTCCGAGCGTCCCTCGCCACTGCTGAATCTGGCCACCACGCTGGCCGGCATTCGCGGTGCGGTCACACTGGCCGGTGCGCTGTCCGTGCCCATGCTGCTGAACAACGGCCAGCCCTTTCCGGGCCGCGACATGCTGGTCTTTCTCGCCACGGGCACGATTTTGTTCACGCTGGTGATCGGTGCCGTGGGCCTGCCCATCGTGCTGCGCCATCTGCCCCCGCACGAAGAGTCGCCCACCGTGCGCGAGGAGCGCCTGGCCCGCGAACAGGCCTGCATGGCGGCCATGGCCAAGCTGACGCTGAGCGAGGAAGAAATGCAGCGCCGCGACCCCGAGTGGGTGGCGATGCGCCAGGAGGTCAACGGTCACCTGACCCAGGAGTACCGCAACCGCATCCAGTTGCTCGACGACGGCAGCGGCGCCGCGCAGAGCATAGAGCTGCTGCGCGAGGCCCCCGAAGTCGTGCGCCAGCGCAAGCTGCGCTATGTGATGGAGATCGAGACCCGCATCGAGTGCATTCATGCCGAACGGGACTTTTACTACGCCGAAAGACAGGCCCACCGCATCAACGACGAGTCGCTGCGCAGCCTGGTCAGCGAGCTGGACATGCAGGAAATCGCCATGCGCAAGCGCCTCGTGGTCGCCCGCCGCGCTGCCGGTCTGCCCATGACCAGCACGCACGCCAACCACTAA
- a CDS encoding AraC family transcriptional regulator, whose product MLTPSLVKTPLPHHASSVLKSHPAITPMAFVQAIVRAYEARQMSALGALEKAQIPPELINDAEERITALQMEALSDAAMRELDDEALGWFERRLPWGSYGMLARASISAPHLGLALARWCRHHGLIAQDLQLQLGEQAGIATLTLHEGRPLGSMREFCMVSVLRNIHGFASWLINEPISLLHASFPFAEPAHADVYKVLFAPGSIAFGAPVASLQFEARWLQAPLARDEAALNRMLQRALPIQVRPYQREKTLVQRVRHLLAASGEEQQTAETLSRQLHLSQRSLHRQLKEEGVSLQALKDDIRRERAIALLLRTSRPIKRVAQACGFLNDKSFIRAFRLWTGLSPSEFRKTAGQRAV is encoded by the coding sequence ATGCTCACCCCTTCCCTGGTCAAGACTCCACTGCCACACCATGCCAGCTCTGTGCTCAAATCGCACCCGGCAATTACCCCCATGGCGTTTGTCCAAGCGATTGTCCGTGCTTATGAAGCAAGGCAGATGTCAGCGCTTGGCGCGCTGGAAAAGGCACAAATCCCGCCAGAGCTGATCAATGATGCCGAAGAGCGCATCACGGCCTTGCAGATGGAGGCGCTTTCCGACGCGGCCATGCGCGAACTCGACGACGAGGCCCTGGGTTGGTTCGAGCGCCGTCTGCCCTGGGGCAGCTACGGCATGCTGGCCCGTGCCAGCATCAGCGCCCCCCATCTGGGCCTGGCGCTGGCGCGCTGGTGCCGCCATCACGGCCTGATTGCGCAGGACCTGCAACTGCAGCTCGGCGAGCAGGCCGGCATTGCCACGCTCACCTTGCATGAAGGCCGCCCGCTGGGAAGCATGCGCGAGTTCTGCATGGTATCGGTGCTGCGCAATATCCACGGCTTTGCCAGCTGGCTGATCAACGAACCGATCAGCCTGCTGCATGCCAGCTTCCCGTTTGCCGAGCCCGCGCATGCCGATGTCTACAAGGTGCTGTTCGCGCCGGGCAGCATTGCCTTTGGGGCGCCAGTTGCCAGCCTGCAGTTCGAAGCGCGCTGGCTGCAGGCACCGCTGGCGCGCGATGAGGCAGCCCTCAACCGCATGCTGCAGCGCGCCCTGCCGATCCAGGTGCGTCCCTATCAGCGCGAGAAGACGCTGGTACAGCGCGTGCGCCATCTGCTGGCCGCCAGCGGGGAGGAGCAGCAGACGGCCGAGACCCTGTCGCGCCAGCTGCATCTGTCGCAGCGCAGCCTGCACCGCCAGCTCAAGGAAGAAGGTGTTTCGCTGCAGGCGCTCAAGGACGATATCCGGCGCGAGCGCGCGATTGCGCTGCTGCTGCGCACCAGCCGCCCCATCAAGCGTGTGGCCCAGGCCTGCGGCTTTCTCAACGACAAGAGCTTTATCCGCGCCTTTCGCCTCTGGACAGGGCTGTCCCCTTCGGAGTTTCGCAAGACCGCCGGCCAGCGTGCCGTCTGA
- a CDS encoding carboxyl transferase domain-containing protein translates to MSILGTQLNPRSADFLANAAAMQALVNELHARCDQNALGGNEAARAKHVARGKLLPRERVQRLLDPGTPFLELSPLAALNMYNNDAPGAGVIVGVGRVSGVDCMIVCNDATVKGGTYYPMTVKKHLRAQEVAAQNRLPCIYLVDSGGANLPNQDEVFPDREHFGRIFYNQANMSAQGIAQIAVVMGSCTAGGAYVPAMSDESIIVKNQGTIFLGGPPLVKAATGEVVSAEDLGGGDVHTRLSGVADHLAENDLHALALARQAVANLNKDKPISQADHAPAAPLFESEELYGVIPVDTRKPFDVREIIARIVDGSQFDEFKARFGNTLVCGFARIEGMQVGIIANNGILFSESAVKGAHFIELCCQRKTPLVFLQNITGFMVGRKYENEGIARHGAKLVTAVATAAVPKFTIIIGGSFGAGNYGMCGRAYSPRFLWMWPNARISVMGGEQAASVLATVKRDGIEAKGASWSAEEEERFKAPIRQQYEDQGHPFYATARLWDDGVIDPADTRRVLALGLAAARNAPIEDTRFGVFRM, encoded by the coding sequence ATGAGCATTCTGGGCACACAACTGAATCCGCGTTCGGCAGATTTCCTGGCCAACGCCGCAGCCATGCAGGCGCTGGTCAATGAGCTGCATGCACGCTGCGATCAGAACGCGCTGGGCGGCAACGAGGCCGCGCGCGCCAAGCATGTGGCGCGCGGCAAGCTCCTGCCGCGCGAGCGCGTGCAGCGGCTGCTGGACCCCGGCACGCCATTCCTGGAGCTGTCGCCGCTGGCCGCGCTCAATATGTACAACAACGATGCACCGGGCGCGGGCGTGATTGTCGGCGTGGGCCGGGTCAGCGGCGTGGACTGCATGATCGTCTGCAACGACGCCACCGTGAAGGGCGGAACCTACTACCCGATGACGGTGAAAAAGCATCTGCGCGCACAGGAAGTGGCGGCACAGAACCGTCTGCCCTGCATCTATCTGGTCGACTCGGGCGGTGCCAACCTGCCCAATCAGGATGAGGTCTTCCCCGATCGCGAGCATTTCGGCCGCATCTTCTACAACCAGGCCAATATGAGCGCCCAGGGCATCGCCCAGATCGCCGTGGTCATGGGTTCGTGCACGGCAGGCGGCGCCTATGTGCCGGCCATGAGCGACGAGTCCATCATCGTCAAGAACCAGGGCACCATCTTCCTGGGCGGCCCTCCCCTGGTCAAGGCCGCCACCGGCGAGGTGGTCAGTGCCGAGGACCTGGGCGGCGGCGATGTGCACACGCGTCTGTCGGGCGTGGCCGACCATCTGGCCGAGAACGATCTGCATGCACTGGCGCTGGCTCGCCAGGCGGTGGCAAACCTGAACAAGGACAAGCCCATTTCCCAGGCCGATCATGCACCTGCCGCGCCCCTCTTCGAGAGCGAAGAGCTGTATGGCGTGATTCCCGTCGATACGCGCAAGCCCTTCGATGTGCGCGAGATCATTGCCCGCATCGTGGATGGCAGCCAGTTCGACGAGTTCAAGGCCCGCTTCGGCAACACCCTGGTCTGCGGCTTTGCGCGCATCGAGGGCATGCAGGTCGGCATCATCGCCAACAACGGCATCCTGTTTTCCGAGTCGGCCGTCAAGGGAGCACACTTCATCGAGCTGTGCTGCCAGCGCAAGACTCCGTTGGTGTTCCTGCAGAACATCACGGGCTTTATGGTGGGCCGCAAATACGAAAACGAAGGCATTGCCCGTCACGGCGCCAAGCTGGTCACGGCCGTGGCCACGGCAGCGGTGCCCAAGTTCACCATCATCATCGGCGGCAGCTTTGGCGCGGGCAACTACGGCATGTGCGGCCGCGCCTATTCGCCCCGCTTCCTCTGGATGTGGCCCAACGCGCGCATCAGCGTCATGGGCGGCGAGCAGGCGGCCAGCGTGCTGGCCACCGTCAAGCGCGACGGTATCGAAGCCAAGGGAGCTAGCTGGAGTGCGGAAGAGGAGGAACGCTTCAAGGCGCCCATCCGCCAGCAGTACGAAGACCAGGGTCATCCCTTCTACGCGACGGCACGCCTCTGGGACGACGGCGTCATCGATCCCGCCGACACGCGCCGCGTGCTGGCGCTGGGTCTGGCTGCGGCACGCAATGCGCCGATTGAGGACACCCGCTTTGGTGTCTTCCGCATGTAA
- a CDS encoding AMP-binding protein, with amino-acid sequence MPSQVNPLTVSYAKGRTDVPLIEQTIGDFFAAMAGRQGARDALVSRHQGLRYSYAQLHQAARQLASALLSRGLVKGDRVGIWSHNNAEWVLMQLATAQVGLVLVNINPAYRTSEVEYALNKVGCKALVSMPRFKTSDYLGMLRELAPELASCAPGQLQSRRLPALRTVVWIDAAGPGAAGPGAADLDVEQPGMLRFSQLMAQGTSADERIDAIAATLSNHDPINIQFTSGTTGFPKGATLTHRNILNNGFFIGECMRLTPEDRLCIPVPLYHCFGMVLGNLACFTHGSTIVYPNDGFDPITVLEAVQAEKCTGLHGVPTMFIAELDHPRFAEFDLSTLRTGIMAGSPCPIEVMKRVVRDMHLSEITIAYGMTETSPVSCQSDADTPLEKRVATVGKVQPHLEVKIVDPSTGEIMAPGQSGELCTRGYSVMHGYWDDEARTREAIDAEQWMHTGDLATMDAEGYVNIVGRIKDMVIRGGENIYPREIEEFLYRHPKVQDVQVVGVPDVRYGEELCAWVIVKPGQELGEDEVRDFCKGQIAHYKVPRYIRFVQAFPMTVTGKIQKFRIRDEMIELLDLRLIKTA; translated from the coding sequence ATGCCATCGCAAGTGAACCCGCTGACCGTCAGCTATGCCAAGGGGCGCACGGATGTGCCGCTGATCGAGCAGACGATAGGCGATTTTTTTGCCGCAATGGCAGGGCGCCAGGGCGCGCGTGACGCGCTGGTCAGCCGTCATCAGGGTCTGCGCTACAGCTATGCCCAACTGCATCAGGCCGCGCGCCAGCTGGCCAGCGCGTTGCTGTCTCGAGGGCTGGTCAAGGGGGACCGGGTAGGTATCTGGAGCCATAACAATGCCGAGTGGGTGCTGATGCAGCTGGCTACGGCTCAGGTGGGACTGGTGCTGGTCAATATCAACCCGGCCTATCGCACCTCTGAAGTCGAATACGCGCTCAACAAGGTGGGCTGCAAGGCGCTGGTATCCATGCCGCGCTTCAAGACCAGCGACTATCTGGGCATGCTGCGCGAGCTGGCGCCCGAGCTGGCGAGCTGCGCACCAGGCCAGCTGCAATCCAGACGCCTGCCTGCCTTGCGCACGGTGGTGTGGATTGATGCGGCCGGCCCAGGTGCGGCCGGCCCAGGTGCAGCGGATCTGGACGTCGAACAGCCCGGCATGCTGCGTTTTTCGCAGCTGATGGCGCAGGGCACCAGTGCGGATGAGCGCATTGATGCCATTGCGGCCACGCTCAGCAATCACGATCCCATCAACATCCAGTTCACCAGTGGCACCACGGGCTTTCCCAAGGGCGCGACGCTGACGCACCGCAACATTCTCAATAACGGCTTTTTCATTGGCGAATGCATGCGCCTCACACCCGAGGACCGGCTTTGCATTCCCGTGCCCCTGTATCACTGCTTCGGCATGGTGCTGGGCAATCTGGCCTGCTTCACCCATGGCTCGACCATCGTCTATCCGAATGACGGCTTCGATCCCATCACCGTGCTGGAGGCGGTGCAGGCCGAGAAATGCACGGGCCTGCATGGCGTGCCCACCATGTTCATTGCCGAGCTCGACCACCCGCGCTTTGCCGAGTTCGATCTCTCCACGTTGCGCACCGGCATCATGGCCGGCTCGCCCTGTCCCATCGAGGTGATGAAGCGCGTGGTGCGCGACATGCATCTGAGCGAGATCACCATCGCCTACGGCATGACGGAAACCAGTCCCGTGAGCTGCCAGAGCGATGCCGATACGCCGCTGGAAAAGCGCGTGGCCACCGTGGGCAAGGTGCAGCCGCATCTGGAGGTGAAGATCGTGGACCCGTCCACGGGCGAGATCATGGCGCCCGGCCAGTCGGGAGAGCTGTGCACGCGCGGCTATTCCGTCATGCACGGCTACTGGGACGACGAGGCCAGAACCCGCGAGGCCATCGATGCCGAGCAGTGGATGCACACCGGCGATCTGGCGACCATGGACGCCGAAGGCTATGTGAATATCGTGGGCCGCATCAAGGACATGGTGATCCGTGGCGGCGAGAACATCTACCCGCGTGAGATCGAGGAATTCCTCTATCGCCACCCCAAGGTGCAGGACGTGCAGGTGGTGGGCGTGCCCGATGTGCGCTATGGCGAGGAACTGTGTGCCTGGGTCATCGTCAAGCCCGGCCAGGAACTTGGCGAAGACGAGGTGCGCGACTTCTGCAAGGGACAGATCGCGCACTACAAGGTGCCGCGCTATATCCGCTTTGTCCAGGCCTTCCCGATGACGGTGACGGGCAAGATACAGAAGTTCAGGATTCGCGACGAGATGATCGAGTTGCTGGATCTGCGCCTGATCAAGACCGCCTGA
- a CDS encoding alpha/beta hydrolase family protein: MMRCTVAALMQALLSAALALSVAAQARAEVQQFDARIPVWVPEAGSTPARTAELAGHVYRPLGLGPWGLIVLSHGTPSGKEAREAMTDRYGPQARALAELGYVVVTGLRRGYGASDGPLADRYGSCDAPDYAHAAQEAARDVAAIMAYGQKLPYVDSTHVVLLGKSAGGFASLALAAQQPAGLRGVINFAGGRGSQQQMREKTSVCGEAQLLKTVAGFAATSQVPQLWIYAENDSYFRPPLVRQMAQSYLAAGRKLTLVFVPPSGAEGHQFFDRAANIGQWLPQVREFLMQQLPGTAAAQLQSHNSLGDKP; this comes from the coding sequence ATGATGCGCTGCACCGTCGCCGCCCTGATGCAAGCGCTGCTGTCTGCAGCGCTGGCACTGTCCGTGGCGGCGCAGGCCCGGGCCGAGGTGCAGCAGTTCGATGCGCGCATTCCGGTCTGGGTGCCGGAGGCCGGCAGCACGCCCGCGCGCACTGCCGAGCTCGCAGGCCATGTCTATCGTCCCCTGGGTCTCGGACCCTGGGGGCTGATCGTGCTCAGCCACGGCACGCCCAGCGGCAAAGAGGCGCGCGAAGCCATGACCGATCGCTACGGCCCGCAGGCGCGCGCTCTGGCCGAACTGGGCTATGTGGTGGTGACGGGTTTGCGCCGCGGCTATGGCGCATCGGACGGTCCTCTGGCCGACCGCTACGGCAGCTGCGATGCCCCCGACTACGCCCATGCGGCCCAGGAGGCTGCGCGCGATGTGGCGGCCATCATGGCTTACGGGCAGAAGCTGCCCTATGTCGACAGCACGCATGTGGTGCTGCTGGGCAAGTCGGCCGGCGGCTTTGCCTCGCTGGCGCTGGCGGCCCAGCAACCCGCAGGTCTGCGCGGCGTCATCAATTTTGCCGGTGGCCGCGGTTCGCAGCAGCAGATGCGTGAGAAGACATCGGTCTGCGGCGAGGCGCAACTGCTCAAGACCGTGGCCGGCTTTGCCGCCACCAGCCAGGTGCCCCAGCTGTGGATCTATGCCGAGAACGATAGCTACTTTCGGCCGCCGCTGGTGCGCCAGATGGCGCAAAGCTATCTGGCGGCAGGCCGGAAGCTGACCCTGGTGTTCGTGCCGCCAAGCGGCGCGGAAGGACACCAGTTTTTTGACCGGGCCGCCAATATCGGGCAATGGCTGCCGCAGGTCCGTGAATTCCTGATGCAGCAGCTGCCGGGTACGGCGGCTGCGCAACTGCAAAGCCATAACTCACTGGGAGACAAGCCATGA
- a CDS encoding HAD family hydrolase, whose translation MTAFDAVLFDCDGVLVDSESITNRVLCTMLNESGWAISQEQCTRDFIGKTVRSQATVIEAHTGKPLTDAWMAEFYERRNAALSAELVAIDGALEAVRQIHALCDGRIACASGADRAKVEMQLTKAGMAPYFEGHVYSGHEMPRSKPFPDVYLAAAEALKADPARCLVIEDTMTGVQAGVAAGATVWGYFPADQGHATAEQLLEAGAACVFGDMGDLPAMFDAVRRSAASALAGDVDEHDLR comes from the coding sequence ATGACTGCTTTTGACGCTGTGCTTTTCGACTGTGACGGTGTGCTGGTGGACAGCGAATCCATCACCAATCGCGTGCTGTGCACCATGCTCAACGAATCCGGCTGGGCGATCAGCCAGGAACAGTGCACGCGTGACTTCATCGGCAAAACGGTACGCAGCCAGGCGACCGTGATCGAGGCCCATACCGGCAAGCCGCTGACCGATGCCTGGATGGCAGAGTTCTACGAGCGCCGCAATGCCGCGCTGAGTGCCGAGCTGGTAGCCATCGACGGCGCACTGGAAGCGGTCAGGCAGATTCATGCACTGTGCGATGGACGCATTGCCTGCGCCTCCGGTGCGGACCGTGCCAAGGTGGAGATGCAGCTCACCAAGGCGGGCATGGCGCCTTATTTCGAAGGCCATGTCTACAGCGGTCATGAAATGCCGCGCAGCAAGCCCTTCCCCGATGTGTATCTGGCTGCGGCCGAGGCGCTGAAGGCCGATCCTGCCAGGTGCCTGGTGATCGAGGACACCATGACCGGGGTTCAGGCCGGCGTGGCAGCAGGTGCCACCGTCTGGGGCTATTTCCCGGCCGACCAGGGCCATGCCACGGCAGAGCAACTGCTCGAGGCTGGCGCCGCGTGCGTGTTCGGCGACATGGGCGATCTGCCCGCCATGTTCGACGCCGTGCGCAGGAGTGCCGCCAGCGCCTTGGCCGGCGATGTCGACGAGCACGACCTGCGCTGA